Genomic DNA from Oncorhynchus mykiss isolate Arlee chromosome 2, USDA_OmykA_1.1, whole genome shotgun sequence:
CCCTCTTTCACCTGTGCAAAGAGGAGGAGCATGCACTACTCTGCCCCAATGAGAGGGTGCCGTGCTTAAACGCAGGCTTCGGCTGTCCAATCAGCATGCCCCGTTCCTGGCTGGCGGCCCACCTGCAGGTCTGTCCAGCCAGCGTGGTGTGCTGCTCCATGGAGTGGAACCGCTGGCCAGCCGAGGAcgcccagtcacacacacattcgGCCCTGCAGGATAACctagtgaaggaggaggggggaggacacGGTGAGGCGCTGGACCTGGCCATGGCTCTGAGAGATCAGCACCATTTGTTCCACTCCCTGAAGATGAAGAATCTCTTCCCTGAGCTGATTGAGAGggtggaagtggaggagagggaggagcagaggagaagggaggggaggaggagggagaaggaagagaaggagagggaggcccTGGAGGCACAGGGAGTGGATGGACGACTGTCTTTCCCTAACAGGGTTGGCTGTGTGTCTCCTGCTAATCGAGGATGGTATGGACCCCTACCTGAGGATATTCAGGAGGCGgttatggagagggacagagagagggaggaggagagagagctgacccaggaggagagggaggagctggCCAGTGGAAGGGTGGTAGGATCAGAGGGCCCGGTGGCCTACGTCTGGGAGCGCATGTTTAACATGGAGAGGGGAGGCTGCATGATAGCTGAGGCTAACCAAGAGGCAAGGGCAAGGGGCAGAGGTCAGGGTCAAGCATCAGGAGTTAGAGGTCAAGAGATGGAGTCACATCAATCACAGACTCTGACCACCACAGGGACACACGCActtaatgacacacacacacacacagacaaacgccCCAACCCCCAGTGTGTGGCCTGTCTGGCCGGCACTAAGAAGAAGCAGATGTATTACTACAGCCAGCTGGAGCCCATGAAAATCAACACAGTGAGGACCTTTAAGATTCCCACCAGCTTCACGGCCAAACACACACGCATCAGGAACCCAGGACACCGGAAGAGGGTGGATATGGCCGTGGACACCAGCGACCTGGGGGTGGAGCCACAGGACATGCCTATCTGGGAGGAGGTGCAGGTGAGAGTTCAAGGTGAACTCTTTGGATATCTCCAGTCAAAGTAGTTGCAGACCAATAGTCTCCCATTATAGTTCATTAGTCTCCTATTAGCATAAATTCATGCCTAACTGAAAATTTGGGCCCACATCAGAGGAAGTTGCCGCACCTATTTAGAGTAATTCCTTTCCTAAGCGGAAATTCTCATTTAAGCTAATACATATTCAGGAATTGGGGGTGTGAGCGTTGTGGTGATTTCCATGTGTAGCAGAGAAATAATGACAAATAACATACTGACTGACAGCTGTCAGAGTAACTAGCTAGTATGCTAACCTTAGCTGGCCAATGAAAGTTATGTGAGCACTATTTCAGTTAAGACGGTTGAAAATAATGATTTCTTAAAAAGACTACCAGCCTACCTGTCAAGAAATGATTCTCAGCTAAACCATGCCTACACAAGCTGTTGACATGTTGACGTTTGTCTGACTCTTCCCATTTGATAATTCCAGTGAAACTGTGTCATATTCCAGATGTCATTAAGCTAGCTATATATCAGTGCATAATCTAAATtgccatagaaatagaaagaacatAAGCTCTGGTAATATGgataccaggtaggctagttgagaacaagtctcatttacaactgcgacctggccaagataaagcaaagtagtgcgagaaaaacaacacagagttacacacgggaTAAgcaaacagtcaataacacaattgaaAATCTGTATAGTGtgaatatacagtgtgtgcaaatgaagtaaggaggtaaggcaataaataggctatagtGGAGAAGTACAATTTAGCAAATAACacgggagtgatagatgtgcagatgaggatgtgcaagtagaaagactgttgtgcaaaagagcagaaaaaaatgatatggggatgaggtaggtagttggttggatgggctatctacagatgggctgtgtacagctgcagcgatcggaaagctgctctgacagacaatgcttgaagttagtgagggagatataagtctccaacttcagtgatttttgcaattcgttccagtcgttgccagcagagaactggaaggaaaggcggccaaatgaagtTTTGGTTTTGGGAATGacaagtgaaatatacctgctggagcgcgtgctacaggtgggtgttgctatggtgaccagtgagctgagataaggcggagctttacctagcaaagacctatagatgacctggagccagtgggtttggcgacgaatatgtagcgaggaccagccaacgagagcataaaggtcgcaatggtgggtagttgttacggttttcttgcggcgaaagagaggaggaccaaaatgcagcgtggttattctgatacatgtttaataaaagatGAACACgaacaaatacaaaacaataaacgtaacgtgaaaacctaaacagccttttttttatttttataaaaaatactTTATTACCTtcaataccattcattctttacaaCTCATAATTTTCATTCATACTCCAATAATGGTATTTTAATTTAACTAAACAAAAACCAcaaacaaaacctcaggggagcatcttccttccccgtcatcctacaaactacctttccctatctccctgtccctaatctatccccttacaaatctaaatgacacccacccctaaaccccccttccacctctcccgagcagcatgctgcccccacttcctctcctccctctttatcCTCCCCCTCAAATATCCTTAcaccctcctcactatcccttccaccccccaatctctccctgtcttcaccatgttctgcctggcttcccacagcccccgtttaaagagactcatgagaagccagagcagaaacctgtccctatccgtccctctcgctctccctacacctctctctaacctggcccacgtcaatacaaaatccccccttaccaaacctaacaacacccgtgccctagcccatactactccggcaaaggcacagtcccaaaagacatggcatacagtctcctccctgccacaataggatcttggacaggtgggggattgcgCCAAACTATGCCGGAAATATTGACCTTTGCGCCAAACTatgatggaacgtaccggcaagcacttatggagggtcaaccaattcaggtccttgagcctgttgtccagaccccgcgcctgcactccctcccagaccactgccgagatgcccactacaggcgccggactccctgcctgtctgtactcctcctcctcctacatcCCAGTGActgtgatctaaacctactctggcaacttcaacctcagggtgcgcacgcagccacttggccgcatgaccaaagtgccacggcagctgttccgcccgaggacccgtgttagaccacaccattacgcttctcgcctgatacgagaagaacaaccgcaggaggtaaccggacgggtgtatcactggatgagcaagctccgttaaccagaaagaaacaaaaattgcgtccagcttgagggggagatgtggtacccccctacctccctccacgatgggacagagcatgcgtgccctggcgacccactcgtacctgccactccacatgaactgaaacacaagcctcactagaggcctcctcagacaagccaGCAATTggtagatgtacgccaaatacaaaagagacagcaacacatccacctttaggaccaggactttgcccataaaagacaaatacctagccttccacattgctagctttctctgtaccactgcgatacgcatgttccagtttagcgtcgctgagccggaggtctcaaaatggaccccgagaatcctcagggccccctcacaaagagataaccccccgggcacatccgttctaccgcgccatcttccgaaaaacttgaaggaagactttgcatggttcagaaccgctcccgacgctcgggtgaaatccccaaagatggcaagggaccttgtcaggcacgagtccttgcacagcagcaagAAAGTGTCGTCGGcatactgcgtcatcttaacacgcagcccaccacttccagggatcaacaagccttccacccatgtgtctgccctaatggcagcccccagaggctccatgtacagaacgaagaggagagccgagagtgggcacccctgcctgaccccagacgaaaggtcaaaaacgtcacccaagtgactatttacactaactcggcaccccgctccgacatataatgtacgaatccatcctatgaacttctccccaaatcgacctaacactctgaataaaaaggatctattcacgcgatcaaaggctttcgcctgatctagcgctgctaccattaaaggcagtcctctatcttcaacccaagcgatggagtccctgattaactgtaggttccatctaatagagcagccctctaccccgcacatctgatcctcatggacgacgtagggaagggctttgcgcaaccggtctgctaaaacctttgcaagtagcttgtaatctacacacagcatggtcaacggccgccagttgccaaggttacttcccccttcttatataaaagtgacagcacaccaacagccattgatccccccgggaccctcgtctcaaggatggccttcaagacttcgaggaccactggtccaagtataccccaaaacttgagataaaactcagccggcagcccatccatcccaggcaccttcccttttcccatcctcctaagagcgctctcaacctcttctagtgagatctgggcctccatcacttctctaatgtcctccggcaaccgcctggacaagtgttctaaaaacacatttccctgctctacatctatttccctttccttaaataaacattggaaatgatcagttgtcaccctgaccatatccTCTGGTTTTCTAACTATagtaccattttcttccctaacgccatgcattaccttcctactctgtctggccctaaccgacttaaagaacatagcagaacaagtctcattgtgttctagaaagacactatgcgcacgctccaggaaagctcgagcctttcactcctgcaactccctgagctgcacctttagggttgcggatctctcccagtcaaacgacccaccgaggttgcctgcctcagactcgagttcaattaacctttggataagatccacctccctcctctcctccctttttttcctcttgcaataccctattataaaagccctaatcctcaccttaactaattcccaccactctaacaccccctcgcacatggacctgAGGCCTTCAAGCCTCCAAAAGAAACCAAAAAACCGTCaacaaaagcctgctcctccagcacatcccgatctaacttccagtaccccctaccaaagaggcagactggcgaccccacctgcaggagcaccccgtcatcatccgaaaagaaaacaggcaacagccgcccagacaacttacccaaagacctgggtacaaaaatatagtcgagcctccgcgcaacccccctggaTTTGCGCCATGTAGGACTGGCCATTTTCGGAGCagtgtgcaggccaccatcaaccagaTCATGGCAAGCCATTAACCATTAACCCGCCTGCACTGCTATCCCCCCCTATTcctaaatctgtattaaaatcTCCCCCTATCACTAATTTACTATTTGTGACACAATggggcgccagacagtccaccatctccctcctggcTGCCAccacctgtggcccatacaccaccactaatcTAAATTTACAATCCCTTATCGTGACATCCACCCCCATAACCCTCCCCTGCATCACCACAAAAGAACACTCCACTTTTACCTCcctgtgcccacacaaaatccctacccccGATGAGTGCACCCCCCCAATACCCCAAACCAACTCCCCCTTGTCCCACTCCTTCTTAAACCTAataacatcccctccatccctcaggtgaacctcctgtaaaaaacaaaaatcaaaccccacaccctccaaatAAGTAAATACCGCCCTCCTCTTAACAAAATCccttaaaccccttacatttaaactaacaaaTGTAAAATTAGACCCcatgaaataataaaataaaaacatgtaatacactcAATTACTAATCCCAgacagaatttaaaaaaaacggAGACTCACTCGATGCTCCCCTGCTCCATATCTACCGGTGATAACACCATCCGTACTCCCGACGTCCCccccttcctccatctcaccaacccaggatgcaggaatagtgtttggctccgggtgccctgcaccctgggtctacccccacactcctcctcctccccagcgCTGCAGCTGGTTTGGAAAAAAATAGGGGAGGCTGAgtccccaaacaaaaaactccccacctcctcctgcaCCCAGGAGGAGGTAGGTGTGTCCCCACCCAACAGAAGTTGAGGGCCTGGGGAaaccagcagcaacacagaggtttctcccacccccatcactctcttggccatcccctccctctcactgtcggccAATCGCACCCTCTTCTTCATTCTCTTCTTCGGTGATGGCGGCAGTGGAGAGataccaccacccccccccccgccagctcctccaccatacccctcatctcttccaccagggcacTTTCCCCCCACTCCACTGGCTCTTCCaccgtctccttctccaccactcctccctcgctttcttctctctcatgctcctccacTCGCTTGCCTTCTTCCGCCGCTTTTCCTGGTTCTCCTACTCCCGTGCCTtccgtttccttctctcttccatccgccgcttcttgctcctcctccttccttgcgACCTTCCCCTCTGGGCCTGTACTCTGGTCATGAGGCgtgcttccttcccctcctcttcttcccccatccccTGCTCCCCCCCCAGCCACAGACGCGTATGACCTCTGACGAGCCGGGCAcccccgccacaggtgtgctgaCGAGCCACACCCGTGACACGCCTTAGGCTCGTCACAATCCTTCGCCTCGTGCTCCCCAGATCcacaaaatctgcattttcttgCACTGCACGAGGCGAAGATGTGGCCATAGGCCATACAGCGCCTGCAAAATGGAGGttgacgtgcataaaacaacgtccccctgtcagcccccagggagaacatagcaggaggatggaggtagcccccatgtccctttgggtcctccctgaggagggcctggaagcctctcctcccattccaaaacccaagggagtctttgaggtgccttgctgaggagacgttatccatgcatctccccagaaaggccctcacctctTTTGCACCATCTCCGCAAGGAGAATGGCGCACCCGGCTTACGTTCTCTTCCAAAACAAGGAAAAAATAAAATCCAACGTGACTGAGCCtatactggtgcaaactaacacagagacaggaacaatcacccacaaaacactcaaagaatttggcttcctaaatatggttcccaatcagagacaacgataaacacctgcctctgattgagaaccacttcaggcaaccatagacttttctagacaaccccactataccacaatcccaatacctacaaaaccccaagacaaaactcaccacataattaacccatgtcacaccctggcctgaccaaaataataaagaaaacacaaaatactaagaccagggcgtgacagtagtatatggggctttggtgacaaaacggatgacactgtgatagactgcatccaattttctgagtagagtgttggaggctattttgtaaatgacatcgccgaagccAAGGATCAgcaggatagtccgttttacgagggtatgtttggcagcatgagagaaggaggctttgttacaaaataggaagccgattcgagatttaactttggatggagatgtgagtctggaaggagagtttacagtctaaccagacacctaggtatttacagttgtccacatattctaagttataactgtccagaatagtgatgctggTCGGGCGGGTAGCTATCGGTTgaggagcatgcatttagttttacttgcatttaagagcagttggaggtcacggaaggagtGTTAAATGGCATTAAAGCtaatttggaggtttgttaacacattgtccaaagaagggccagatgtatacagaatggtgtcgtctgagtagaggtagatcaaagaatcaccagcagcaagagcaacatcattgatatatacagagaaaagagtctgcccgagaattgaaacctagagactgccagaggtccggacagcaggccctccgatttgatacaCTGAACTCTATTTGATAAGTAGTtaatgaaccaggcgaggcagtcatttgagaaaccaaggctgttgagtctgccgatttagaatgcagtgattgacagagtcgaaaaaaCTTGGTCAGgttgatgaagatggctgcacagtactggtttttatcgatggtggttatgacatcgtttaggaccttgagcgtggctgaggtgcacccgtgaccagctcggaaactggATTACATAGTGGAGAAGATACGATGGGATTTGAGATGGTTGGTGATCTTTGTTCACTTGGCATTCAAAGACTTTAGCAAGGCAGGGCagaatggatataggtctgtaacagtttgggtttatagtgtctccccctttgaagagggggatgaccgtggctgctttccaatctttaggaatctcagacaatatgaaagagaggttgaataggctagtaataggggttgcgaaaATGGTGGATGaaaattttaggaagagagggtccagaatgTCTAGCcaagctgatttgtaggggtcctgattttgcagttctttcagaacatcagctgtctggatttgggtgaagaaaAATGCGAGggggcttgggccagttgctgcgggGTGTGCAATGCTGTtggctggggtaggggtagccaggtggaaagcgtggccagccgtagagaaatgcttattgaaattctcgatttcgtgtatttatcggtggtgacagtgtttcctagcctcagtgcaatgGGTAGCTGAGAGGAGTTGCTCTTattccatggactttacaatgtcccagaaTGTTTTGGAactagtgctgcaggatgcaaatttctgtttgaaaaagctagccttttctttcctaactgactgtgtattggttcctgacttccctgaaaagttgcatactGCGGGGACTATTCGAAAGTAGTGCAgtgcgccacaggatgtttttgtgctggtcaagggcagtcaaatctggagtgaaccaagggctatatctattcctagttcaacattttttgaaaggggcatgcttatttaagatggtgaggaaggcacttctgaagaacaaccaggcatcctctactgacgggatgaggtcaatatccttccaggatacccgggccaggtcgattagaaaggcctgctcgcagaagtgtttcatggaacgtttgacagtgatgaggggtggtcttttgaccgcggacccataacggatgcaggcaatgaggcagtgatcgttgAGATCTTAGTTGAAAACaatagaggtgtatttagagggcaagtttttttattttttttattttattttacctttatttaaccaggcaagtcagttaagaacaaattcttattttcaatgacggcctgggaacagtgggttaactgcctgttcaggggcagaacgacagatttgtaccttgtcagctcgggggtttgaactcacaaccttccggttactagtccaacgctctaaccactaggctaccctgccaagttggtcaggatgatatctttgagggtgcccatgtttacggatttaggttTGTtactggtaggttccttgataatttgtgtgagattgagggcatctagcttaaaTTGAAGgatttgcagattaacactggagtgataaatgatcagatggtcatgtacaggtagaggcccgtctggaagtccaggacccagttgcacagacccagggccccaatcttaatgatgagcttggagggtactatggtgttgaaggctgagctgtagtcaatgaacagcattcttacaaaggtgttcctcttgtccagatgggatagtgcAGTGTGAtagcgattgcatcgtctgtggacctacagtgccttgcgaaagtattcggcccccttgaactttgcaaccttttgccacatttcaggcctcaaacataaagatataaaactgtatttttttgtgaagaatcaacaacaagtgggacacaatcatgaagtggaacgacatttattggatatttcaaacttttttaacaaatcaaaaactgaaaaattgggcgtgcaaaattattcagcccctttgctttcagtgcagcaaactctctccagaagttcagtgaggatctctgaatgatccaatgttgacctaaatgactaatgatgataaatacaatccacctgtgtgtaatcaagtctccgtgtaaatgcacctgcactgtgatagtctcagaggtccgttaaaagcgcagagagcatcatgaagaacaaggaacacaccaggcaggtccgagatactgttgtgaagaagtttaaagcc
This window encodes:
- the LOC110491302 gene encoding F-box only protein 40 isoform X2 yields the protein MVRPSRPSGHRHCDSCFSQCCKASVEISVSCVLIPCRLQCGALFHLCKEEEHALLCPNERVPCLNAGFGCPISMPRSWLAAHLQVCPASVVCCSMEWNRWPAEDAQSHTHSALQDNLVKEEGGGHGEALDLAMALRDQHHLFHSLKMKNLFPELIERVEVEEREEQRRREGRRREKEEKEREALEAQGVDGRLSFPNRVGCVSPANRGWYGPLPEDIQEAVMERDREREEERELTQEEREELASGRVVGSEGPVAYVWERMFNMERGGCMIAEANQEARARGRGQGQASGVRGQEMESHQSQTLTTTGTHALNDTHTHTDKRPNPQCVACLAGTKKKQMYYYSQLEPMKINTVRTFKIPTSFTAKHTRIRNPGHRKRVDMAVDTSDLGVEPQDMPIWEEVQASLLCSLEKEQRGHLIAESQSSDALLSDTGTQTYAFLSAPFGCDTSLASLTEDRPLQLHLQLQAKGVTARHNKSSSAFTFLCGHTFQRREFPKHFRNVHTDIQMCASGWFEQRCPLAYLGCTYSQRRFQPSTHTATVTYNKELSSFSLRPTVPASLNEEPQYSKSQAAPEPVSNLRRRRSRGGGGGDQDSLSTLPYEVLYHMASFLDSLSLSQLALVSHLMREVCSSLLHDRGMVSLLWEKKTYKTGMAKWKAKKVVF